ATCGAGCAGCAAATGTATCGCATGTTCttgttaaaactttgttaCATTCTCCATAgataataaatagatttagATAATCTTCATTAGTATAATTTAAACGTGCGGGCATagtgaattttataaatgatataaTGACATTTGTGTTACCTTCATTTGTTTCTCGGTAGTCATGGCCGTCTTTGacacaaaattgttttgaataatcttaaactatttaaaacgaaaattacaaagaaacgGCGATAGTTAGATATAGGGAACCTTACATAAAGttacctttatttttaatgtagattcagatacaattaaaaaaatatatggtttccatttaatttttttgagtttttcgctttttcttatataaatatttggcagctttttttgaacaccctgtatgtagtAGGACAACATATGAGCTACCAAAAGTTAAGCTATAGTCTCTTCTTCAAATTCCTTTCATCAGATATAACAAATACTTAACAGTGTTAGCAGAAATACACATAACATACAAGCCTGCAtaggtaatttttttacataaatttgtaaatatttcagaaacgggtaagaattttatataagatgtttaagtaaaagttaattaaaatcggaCGTAGAATctaaatatgtaataatatataggtggttccatttaaaataacgaagttgttgtctacttccggtataaccggaagtgcgacaatcttgaaaatattttaggtgaGTTGGGCATATCGACATAAGTGCACCTACAAATTTTCAGAAAGATACTACTCATAGTTTCTCCTATATCGATCGACGCAGTTCGTCGTGTACACTTAAAGCTAATAACACCAGGAatgtgtataaatttgttagacaGTTAAGACAAAGGCACAAATCGCACGTAGCTCTATGCTGAGATGGaacaggaaaaataatatgtgatAGTGAAATGAATgacatttagaaaaattatttccaaaacctGTTAAGCATAGAAACTGATTTGGAAATAGACAGCAGTCCGTCACGCCAAAGAAAGGATAGTGTCATGGAACCTATATCAATTAGTGAGGTTTGAAACGCAATCACTGCGTCAAAACATGGAAAGGCATCAGGGATTAATGACATACCATCGAAAGTATTCAAGATAGAAGTATTCATTATCACCAATATTGATGTTAGAGCttggaacaagatttgtcctaaattttgttgatatttagcccaACTCTTGCACACGCCTCCTGTATACGTTCAGCATCAGTTTCATCTCTCCAAGACTATCCGAAATAAGGACTATATCGTtcgcgtagcgcaaattacttaggtattgccatcaatgtttatacctttttgggtccaatccagttgtttaaatgcactctccaggactgtgatgaacaatttgggttcaacataATATTGCCTTGTCTTACCCCACGCCCAATGAGTATTCggtcagtactttcatgcaattttaccgtcactGTAGGAATCctttaaatgtaataaataagtttggtgtatcgataatggactctgcattcttgaagtacttgcaaaactgccatcaactcaatttaaatcaaattttataaatacctctaaatacccatcttgggtaaatacctccgggtatatatccagggaattttctcttgaaaataaatacccgggtatttaacaacactggaTGATATGGAGTTGTCGCTGTCACTCTGCCTTATACCCGACAGTTCTGGTGTTTTGTTTGTTAGTCCGTTAGccgtttttatgtaaattgtGTTGAAGCTCGGAAACCCGGAagttctaaaatttaatttgagtgTAGACTTTATTGAGGCAGGgtgtaaaagaaattaaactattttttgttACGGTGAATTTATTCGACTTAGTATTTACAATTAATTCACTATGAATTAACTACATATTTGAAcatattaaaatgaatttatgttaatttcttTACAATATCTTTATGAATAGGTTGCATTTCATAATATTTACGATAAATCCTACAGTTTACATTGTTATGCAAAATCCAAGCGATATGCATAAACACAACAGATGTGGAATAATTAAACAGcatgtaacaaattttttttggccATGGTAAAACCGCGAATACTTTATATAACCAAACTGATGATTCATAATATGTGTAAAGAaccctaaaattaaaaaaattgattaataataaactaaaaataattaataacaaaacttacGTTGCTTGgtaaatccaaaaataagCGGTAATTCCTAAAAAGGTCCATTTCCAAGATGGGACGACtttctttgaaaaaaattcaacaactGGTAAAATAACTATACTGGTATGCAAACAATGATTAATCCATTGAGGGACGAATTCGTCGAAAGCCTTTGGGAAAACTAATTCTCTATCAACGATCCATAAAATCCAAAATGTaccaaaaacgaaaaaagcgGAAGGAACTACGACACCAACGTAAAGAAATCccttaattttttcgaaattaaatATCGAAAGTGcagtattttttgaaaaccgTGGACGAATTTCGGcgtaaattgaaaatattgcgTACGTTGATTGAGCAAGCTAAAACCAAttaatttgaatcaaaaatatcaaataatttttatataaacttacCATATTCCAAAACGTTAAGTatcgaaatttaaaagtatccAAATGGTGTAGTTCGGGAATATCTGATTTCGTCACATCGATATTAAAGTGAGAGTATAATCCTATTAAACCGTAACAAATTAACAGGGAAAAGTAAAATcctaataaatacaaattcatCTTTCGTTAGATCTTTTACTAATACGTTGAAAACTAAGTCTGAATAAACTTCACAAAGAGGAACAGCAAGAAACACGTGCTTAATGGACTTTAATCGTTTACCACACCATATaacttttatcttttaaaattttaaagagacatctttaaatatttgagttttgattttaaaatgaattactttaataatgCTTTAAACGATAACGGAAATTATTTCGTGTTAAAAACGATGTGATTATTTCTAATAAGACAAGAATAAATCGTTAATTGAGTTGTTATGTTATCGTGTAGTTTGAGGGATTGTCTGGtattatgcaaaaaaattaaaaccagaCGCGACCTTTTGAACTTTTGAGAGACTATGAACGGTTATCTTCAGTGCGGGAATTTTTTTGCATGTATATCCGTCTAGTTCACATTTTGATTGCACATTAacacatttctttttaatcttattttaaacaataattttcgtGATAAGTTAAAATTGGCTAATAAAACTGGCAAAAGTAGATAActgcaaaaattattgcaactATTACGTTTAATCAGAGtgaattaagtaattttttaaaattatctttttactttttttgacGAAATGACGTCAAATCCTAACTACTTTGTGGAGTTTCTGTTTCATGCATTCATTACATTGTAACTACGGAATACCATCAAAAAAGTGCATTATCTAATGAATTAAGCTAGACAAAAATATTCCAGATATTGCTTATTGATTTTGCTGCAAGTAAAAATATGATCGTAAGCTTCACTTTTTCACCACATCGAGACATACATAATGTACATAAAGTaacatattaataataataaactttcgAATAAGTacgatgaaaaattatttattaaatgatattggtgctacatatgtttcgagaaaatatCTCGTCTTCAGGCACGACTGTATTGAAAAACATTCATTAGTAAGTTcaacaaaaactaattaaaataattaccgTCAGAAATTTAGTAAAGAAAGTACACTATCCAGTATATATGGAGAAACACAACCAAAATGAACCAGAACAAATATGGCGTGAATTTACttgtttctttgaaaatattgtagaAATCAAGAcactaaacaattaaaattcaaaactaCACTATTATAAAACCACGCTGTTCAATTAAAACTTAGAAAACTATCAAAACAGAAATATATAGTAAAATTGCACAATAAAACTGATgatattacattacattacatagaatacatatcgggtaggcggaccaaccaaccttgcaccgcgaccctaaggatctattatACTccgatatcgttatcaaatttcaccgtgcagtccaatgctcttaacgaacattaataccttgctcggcgaaaggtcattcagatcttttgaggagataaactgcgacccaaaaatcgagaatctgatacggttaacggcagggcagtggcataaaacatgctcaaccgtctctgcttcctccgcacatagtcggcattcaacatcgtcggctaaacccaacaagttgaggtgtgcttttaatcggcagtgcccagtaaaaacacccattagaacttttatgctactacgggcaag
This genomic stretch from Onthophagus taurus isolate NC chromosome 7, IU_Otau_3.0, whole genome shotgun sequence harbors:
- the LOC111422077 gene encoding androgen-dependent TFPI-regulating protein-like; this translates as MNLYLLGFYFSLLICYGLIGLYSHFNIDVTKSDIPELHHLDTFKFRYLTFWNMLAQSTYAIFSIYAEIRPRFSKNTALSIFNFEKIKGFLYVGVVVPSAFFVFGTFWILWIVDRELVFPKAFDEFVPQWINHCLHTSIVILPVVEFFSKKVVPSWKWTFLGITAYFWIYQATVLYTYYESSVWLYKVFAVLPWPKKICYMLFNYSTSVVFMHIAWILHNNVNCRIYRKYYEMQPIHKDIVKKLT